The Acidithiobacillus ferrooxidans ATCC 23270 genomic interval GGTCTTCTCGCGCTGGTCGATCTGGCTCATGAAGAGCTTTACCCGATAGCGTTCCCGCTCAGGGATGACGATTTTGCGATTGAAGTCTTTTTCCAGATAGGTCTTGCCGCGCTGGATTTCGCCTTCGAGGAGATCATCATCGGGGGTGTATATGTATTCGTCGATGGTGGTGGCGAATTGCTTGACCTTGAAAGGGGTCAGGAAACCGTCATTGATGCCGTCCTTGAGGCTGTAAATATAGACCGGCGCGCCAAAGTACGCATAGGTGTCCACGTTGTCGTTGCGCTTGGGGGTGGCGGTGAGGCCCAACTGTACCGCAGGCGCAAAGTATTCGAGGATGCCGCGCCAGCTGCTTTCGTCCTTGGCGCCGCCCCGATGACATTCATCCACCACGATGAAGTCGAAGAAGTCCGGCGGATAGTCCCCAAAGTACGGCGTGTCACCGGGGCCACTCATGAAGGTCTGGAAAATGCTGAAAAAGATACTGCCGTTGGTGGGGACGCGGCCTTTCTTGCGGATATCCTCAGGGGCAATTCGCACCAGGGCATCTTCGGGGAAAGCGTTGAAGGCATTGAAAGCCTGATTGGCGAGGATATTCCTGTCCGCAAGAAAAAGAATACGTGGCCTGCGGCTGGGTTCGCGGGAGAGGTTCCAGCGGGCCTGAAAAAGCTTCCAGGCGATCTGGAAGGCGATGAAGGTTTTGCCCGTGCCGGTGGCCAGCGTCAGGAGGATGCGTTCCTGTCCCTGTGCAATGGCTTCCAGGACGCGCTGTACGGCGGTTTCCTGATAGTAACGGGGTTGGAATGAGCCGCCGACACTTTCAAACGGAATGGCGGCAAAACGATCCCGCCAGGCATTTTCTACGACATGGGTTTGATTCCAGAGTTCTTCGGGGGAAGGATAACAGGGTAGTTCACCTTCCGAACCCATTTCCATGTCGATGCCATAGATGGATATTCCGTTGGTGGCATAGGTGAAGCGTATGGCCATCTTCAGGGCGTATTGCTTGGCCTGCGTCACTCCTTCGGTATGGGGCAGATCGCGGCGCTTGGCTTCGACGATGGCGAGCTTCTCGTTGCGGTACTCCAGCACGTAGTCAGCAATTTCCGGCTTGCCGCGTTGTCCGGCGCCCTGCAGTCGCCCCTGAGTAATCCGATACTCCCGCAATACCCGGCTGCCTTCCACCACACCCCAGCCAGCGGCCTTGAGGGCGGGATCTACCAGTTGGGCGCGGGTGTCGGCTTCATTCATGGCAGAATCCTATAGGTCGCCGTTAAAGGCTTGGTGTAGGAGGGATTGTTTTAGTTCGTCGAGGGCGATGAGTTTTTTCTGGTAAAGGGATTCGAGGCGTTGGGTTTCTTCATGTAAATTATCGAGACGAGCAACAATATGGTTCTGCTCATCAACGGTCGGGGGAATGAATATGGAAAGGGAACTCCACTTCGACTTGTTGATAATGGGAAGGGTCGCTTGTCCAGCATTCTCATGAACGCGACGCTGGAAGTCTACAGTGATCATCTGGTAGTAGACCATTTTGGCAGATATTCCAGTCGCTGGAGTTAATGAGTTAATCTGTTGATTAGTTGCAATTATCCTGTTTGCATACGCGGATTTGCCAATGGTTGCTCCAATACATACCATGATTGCTGATGGTGCCATAACCAATCGTGCTTTTGCCGCTCCATTCTGGCTTAACCCTTCGTTATCGTAGGTAATGGAGCCATCAGGCTTAAAGTCACCTGGTTTCACGAAGGGAATATGTTTACCCAGGTTTTCGGGCTCAGATGCCTTTGGTGTAGAACCGGTTTGA includes:
- the hsdR gene encoding EcoAI/FtnUII family type I restriction enzme subunit R, with amino-acid sequence MNEADTRAQLVDPALKAAGWGVVEGSRVLREYRITQGRLQGAGQRGKPEIADYVLEYRNEKLAIVEAKRRDLPHTEGVTQAKQYALKMAIRFTYATNGISIYGIDMEMGSEGELPCYPSPEELWNQTHVVENAWRDRFAAIPFESVGGSFQPRYYQETAVQRVLEAIAQGQERILLTLATGTGKTFIAFQIAWKLFQARWNLSREPSRRPRILFLADRNILANQAFNAFNAFPEDALVRIAPEDIRKKGRVPTNGSIFFSIFQTFMSGPGDTPYFGDYPPDFFDFIVVDECHRGGAKDESSWRGILEYFAPAVQLGLTATPKRNDNVDTYAYFGAPVYIYSLKDGINDGFLTPFKVKQFATTIDEYIYTPDDDLLEGEIQRGKTYLEKDFNRKIVIPERERYRVKLFMSQIDQREKTLVFCANQEHAAMVRDIINQEKTSTDPLYCVRVTANDGSMGDQYLKDFQDNEKSIPTILTTSQKLSTGVDARNIRNIVLLRQINSMIEFKQIIGRGTRLYEGKDFFTVYDFVKAHHHFGDPEWDGEPLEAESTGGSGEVREPRLPLPPTERPVKIRVKLRDGKERSIQSISSTIYFGPDGNPVTAAQFLEGLFGTLPEFFKDEDALRQIWSDPETRKSFLQGLAEKGYNRELLMEMQQIIDARNSDLYDVLAYVAFALQPVPRTERAEHAKQSMDQQFTDKQRAFLDFVLAQYVKVGDAELDTEKLSPLLRLKYNNAISDAFAELGSPAEVRKVFSGFQRYLYQ
- a CDS encoding restriction endonuclease subunit S, producing MGDVLVNSTGTGTLGRVAQVRDEPHEPTTVDSHVTIVRPKDGLFFPEFFGYALIAIENQIQEGGEGCGGQTELARSKLANDYHVSFPTSIPEQRRIVAILDEAFEGIATAKANAEKNLQNAREVFESHLNAVFSQRGEGWVEKRLDEVGKTQTGSTPKASEPENLGKHIPFVKPGDFKPDGSITYDNEGLSQNGAAKARLVMAPSAIMVCIGATIGKSAYANRIIATNQQINSLTPATGISAKMVYYQMITVDFQRRVHENAGQATLPIINKSKWSSLSIFIPPTVDEQNHIVARLDNLHEETQRLESLYQKKLIALDELKQSLLHQAFNGDL